The following coding sequences are from one Culex quinquefasciatus strain JHB chromosome 1, VPISU_Cqui_1.0_pri_paternal, whole genome shotgun sequence window:
- the LOC119767644 gene encoding uncharacterized protein LOC119767644 translates to MSQKRFRASFIGYSLNWLFPRVLYATLTAPSYEPSMSVSSANVPFSTNAVRLNFRTRSWDESTKWAPPICSNRSSCSVTFWAPSERNGKLMQMISRTVNGTVEIVVRHAIASDALNVRLDQGVEVGSDDVLMSY, encoded by the exons ATGTCGCAGAAGCGCTTCCGCGCCAGCTTCATCGGGTACTCGTTGAACTGGTTGTTCCCGAGGGTGCTGTACGCGACCTTGACCGCCC CCTCGTACGAGCCGTCAATGTCGGTCAGCAGTGCGAACGTTCCGTTCAGCACGAACGCCGTCCGGTTGAACTTCCGGACGCGGAGCTGGGACGAGTCGACAAAGTGGGCGCCGCCGATCTGCTCGAACCGTTCCAGCTGCAGCGTGACCTTTTGGGCACCATCGGAACGGAACGGGAAGCTGATGCAGATGATCAGCAGAACCGTCAACGGAACGGTGGAAATTGTTGTACGCCACGCCATTGCTTCCGACGCACTGAACGTTCGTTTGGACCAAGGGGTTGAGGTGGGATCAGATGACGTGCTAATGTCATATTAA